In Ovis aries strain OAR_USU_Benz2616 breed Rambouillet chromosome 13, ARS-UI_Ramb_v3.0, whole genome shotgun sequence, the following are encoded in one genomic region:
- the LOC105616794 gene encoding WAP four-disulfide core domain protein 10A-like → MRAQALLALLLLCVLLLQARGGQHSQKANRKQRPPEIKQCEKRPKIYLCTVPCTDHRECQANTICCSTFCGNVCMNVL, encoded by the exons AtgagagcccaggctctgctggCCCTCCTGCTCCTCTGCGTTCTGCTGCTGCAGGCCCGGGGAGGGCAGCACAGCCAGAAGGCGAACC GAAAGCAGAGACCCCCAGAAATCAAACAGTGTGAGAAAAGACCCAAAATATATCTGTGCACAGTCCCCTGCACAGATCACCGAGAATGTCAAGCAAATACCATATGCTGTTCAACCTTCTGCGGGAACGTTTGCATGAACGTCCTGTGA
- the WFDC11 gene encoding protein WFDC11 has protein sequence MFYMYPTYWQNSQICHNQNHDYILNLRALFCSSDSPCARARQFAETRKKSQPSINTGTSNSYNFRDLFRRIYTANIMKFWTPLLMIFLCMVLLSVLGGVKERYSSRGDLFLQECWGDPTIQECKNRCSKNFRCVKINHTCCWTYCGNICWENTVSLEMHT, from the exons ATGTTCTATATGTACCCAACTTACTGGCAGAACTCCCAGATCTGCCACAACCAGAACCATGATTACATTCTGAACCTTCGAGCTCTGTTCTGCTCATCAGATTCCCCGTGTGCAAGGGCTCGGCAGTTCGCAGAGACGAGGAAGAAGAGCCAGCCATCCATAAATACCGGCACTTCCAACTCGTACAACTTCAGAG ACCTATTCAGACGTATATATACAGCCAACATCATGAAGTTCTGGACACCTCTCCTCATGATATTCCTCTGCATGGTACTACTGTCTGTGCTGGGAGGAGTGAAGGAAAGATATAGCAGCAG GGGGGATTTGTTCCTTCAGGAGTGCTggggagatccaaccatccaAGAATGTAAGAACAGGTGTTCTAAAAACTTTAGATGTGTAAAAATAAATCACACATGCTGCTGGACCTACTGTGGAAACATCTGCTGGGAAAATACAGTGAGTTTGGAGATGCACACTTAG
- the LOC105616753 gene encoding protein WFDC10B, producing the protein MRAQALLALLLLCVLLLQARGGQHSQKANPPKSRDNVVPTTGKDTPERESDLKAKACTKRPREFTCGNHCSYFRHCPQNTICCSTFCGNICMNVL; encoded by the exons AtgagagcccaggctctgctggCCCTCCTGCTCCTCTGCGTTCTGCTGCTGCAGGCCCGGGGAGGGCAGCACAGCCAGAAGGCGAACC CCCCCAAATCCAGAGACAACGTGGTACCTACAACAGGGAAAGATACACCTGAGCGAGAATCAG ACCTCAAAGCTAAAGCCTGTACGAAGCGGCCCAGGGAGTTTACTTGCGGGAACCACTGTTCATACTTCCGGCACTGTCCACAAAATACCATATGCTGTTCAACCTTCTGCGGGAACATTTGCATGAATGTCCTGTGA
- the LOC101112081 gene encoding WAP four-disulfide core domain protein 13 — translation MKPALFLQLLLLTRLASQLVSGSPKQHFRRYILEPPPCRSDPENCTDFCTLQEDCQPGFQCCSAFCGIVCTLNKNVNRERPKTETLRNNRIGK, via the exons ATGAAGCCTGCGCTGTTTCTCCAGCTCCTGCTATTGACTCGCTTAGCATCGCAGCTGGTGTCTGGGAGTCCCAAGCAACATTTTAGGA GGTACATCTTGGAACCTCCACCCTGCCGATCAGACCCGGAAAACTGTACTGATTTCTGCACACTGCAGGAAGATTGCCAACCAGGATTTCAGTGCTGTTCTGCCTTCTGTGGTATAGTCTGTAcattaaacaaaaatgtaaacCGCGAAAG ACCCAAAACCGAAACCTTGAGAAACAACCGGATTGGCAAGTGA